The genomic segment ggataaaaaatgaattttcagTGCTTAAATTAGTGCTAATACTATTGTCTTTATGAAGTTCCATTATCATTgcttcttcacagaaaaaacacaataacaaatgCTACTAAGGAAACACAGCAATTTGATGATATTAAATAGAGGAGGGAAATACGTAACAAAAAATACCATTAAAGCTCCTGTGTATAGGAATGTATTTTAACAGATTTTGGAAGCCAAAGTACCTGAGCAAGTACAGGTCAGTAAAGCCCTGATCAGGTTTTGGTCTTTAACCCAGACCTGGAAATGACCAAGAGGTCCCAGTGGGAGGATATATCACTTTTTGAATCACATACTTGGCCCACAACAGAAGTTGTATCTAATAGAGGTTTCTCAATGATTTGGCAAGCTGATATATCAATATAACCCTATATATACCCTATACAACACACTAACATCTTTGCTCATTAATGCCATTCACTGAGTGCGTACTTGTGACACTGTTCTCGGACCCAGAGCATCAGGGCCTTCTTGGCAGAAACCCTGAAGCGGCTGTGTAGTGGTGAGCCTCTGGGAGGAACAGGACTGCTGCTGGCCGAGCGGCTCGACAGGGTGGAACGTGAGTCCAGACTGGCCAGCGACTCCATGGAGGACTGACGTGAGTCGAATGATAGACTGCTGGCCAACTCCTCGATCTGAGAAGTCCCCCAACACATACAATCAACATTTTAGGCATTTGTATTTGAAAAGTGAgttgaaggtaaaaaaaatatgtaaaacaacaacaacaacaaaaaaacatacaaaataagacaaagagaaacaaagaaagggGAAGGTAAAAATTGCATGAGAAAGCATCCCTGgctaataaaaaatatattttggagATGTTAAGTTTAAAGGTTCAGTCAAAATGTATGAGctgagacggagagagaaaagataaaaatagagagaacaacaaatgtaaaacaaagaggacaagaagacaggagaggaagaaaaaaatctatgaaaatgaaaaatgtttaactCACATGATATTGTAGAATGACTGTCCATATGAGGCCCAGGATGATGGATGGTCTGCCATCAATGATGTCAGGAATGTTTATATTTACTAGTTTGATCTGGGGAGAAAACAGGATCTAATTTAGACTTTCACAACGTCTTTATTGAAACATTATGAATAATCTCATTattctctgtaaaaaaaaaattaaaaaaaaagaacccttGCACAGTCAGTCACGAGATTAATCGTCTGCCAAATGTTTGCTAAAACCAGAGAGGTGGTGCAGTAGTTAATTTGGAGTTTGAAATTTTGACCCGTAAATATACATGTGTTGGtgtaattttctgttgaaaatGTATCATATCTCTGATTTGTTCAATACCAGACCTAAAGGTCTCACTATAAagtctgtgcttttatttggtCGACAGATCCAGATCCCACTTAGTGAGTCATTTACCGATTTCTTCTTTAGAAAGGAGAGAGCCTTCTCAATGTTGCTCCTGTGCTGAAACATTCCCCTGCCTCTCTCCCGACTCTGCAGAATACACCCAGAGAGTCAGTCAGTTggtgcatttaaaatgttagcTGTTATTTGAAAAGCATGTTAAGGGCTGAGCAGAGACAGGACTCACAATGTACTGGCCGCTCATCACCTCCAGCAGGTCCAGTAATTTGGAGCCATCACGGAAGTCGTTGAACAGATCCACGACCATACATGGTGGCCTCCGCTGTCACAACACATCATGagtcacaaaacatcaaaacttaTACTTATTCAAATATgagtataaaatatatattaatacaaAGGATGAATAGGAGTATAAGAATTTTGTAActattaaaaaatgtgttttgcaactaaatcaaatgaaatttaaaatccGTTTGGAGTTTGGAGTGCGCAACTTTGAAATTTACCATGTTTATGTGGCTTGACCTAAAAGATGATTTTCTCCTTGTGGCATCTAATCAAAACCAAATAGTTAAACTTCAAAAGACGCTGTGGTCAAGCTGAAAACAAGACTTCTTGTTTGTTTCTGAGAAGCTGACCTTTTCATACGATGGGAAATCTACTCCAGAAAATCATGATGATGATCAATCATGTTTTACTAGTGCATCTGACAGGCCATGAATCAAAGTTTTCATCTCACAGAGACCTTTGTCAGGCTCCACGAAGCAGCAATGAAAAATCTGTATAAGTCATAAATGATGGCATGTTCATATTAAAATCACCATGCCCCAATTCTGAGGAAGTTCTCAGTCCCAGTTCTTAGGAAGGTGTTGAATGATAGTCAGATAAACAAACCGCCCAAAGCTTTTCACAAGAGAATCTCAAGGGCCTGTGGACGGCTCAGATTaaaattatactgtatgtattttttgtgaCAATATTTGGCAATTAACGTGGTTATGATGACATATTCTGATTTTAATACAGGTAATACAATTACTAACTCTAAAATCTTTAAAACAATTGAGcttttatcaaatgtttttgtacattttcttgATGTGGTTCAATGATAGAGGAAAAATGTCTGAAGGTTACCTAATCTTATCAGATAACTGTCAGCATATGTGACAATAagtaagaaaaaatgtaattcagcaGTTTAGTAACTgcaattttgtctttttatgcaaAACAACCCATAATAGCATGTCATATTTTTCCttcataattaataataagCTACAAACCATCTTTAATGGGAACCTTATAGTCTGTGAACTTTACTAATGTCAACAAGTAACAAATAAGTGGAATATGAGGAACAAACAAGTTATTTCCTTCCACACAGTAGCCTATTAATGACATTGGAGATGAATAAACACCTTTCTCCTGAGGGCTTTATGTTTAGCTTTTCTACAATACAAAATAACCTTTGCTTGAATAGCAAAATCCTGCCTTTTTAAATTTCAGCACTTCCAAAAGTGGATATAGAGCATTACAGAAAGAGAACTATTCACATGTGACACAAGGTATTGTTGCAATGTGAGCTCTAATGTGAACAACCACCAAAGGATTAGCAATCATCTCCACCATTCAGTTTATTGGCAGAGTCCCCACAGAGTCCAACACTGAGCTGGCTGGACATCGGTAGGTGGATTGAGGGGGGTGTGGTTGgcgggtggtggtggagggagggggagagtgGTGGCCGCctgttgctgtctgtctgtgtgctgtgaaCCTTGCTACGCAATGCTATATTTATGTGCACAgtccccccaccaccaccaacaccatcatcaccaccacccccccactgTCACATTCACAGTTGACCTCCAACATGAGGCTGAGAGAGAGCTGACAGTCTGCTGCTGACTCATGTTGAGGGGTAGTTTGAGAGCAAGACAGTGACCTTTTGCAACAATactgtttttgccaaatttacACCATGATGCATCTATTTTAAACACGAGCTGGTCACTGGGAAAGCCCTCCAACAGTAATTAAAAGTAGCATGTGGTCGTGTTTTATAAGTTTTGATAACTCTCACTTGTTTTTGATCTTTGACAAAGCTGCAATTTGCTGTCAggaaaatatccttaatatttCATCGAGTGTGCACGTGTTTACAATGTGATATCTTCAAGCCTGGCTTACCTAATTATGCCTCTTGTATATCATTATGaattcaattattattattatataatatatacttCTTCAATTACAAACAATTATCTTGTTAACtgcaaaactgctttttttgttcCCTTTCATGACtcttttaaaatacacattcaaTTCTATATATTCTTATCTTTATCATGAATAATACAAatgttaacattaaaaaaataaatgaactacAAGCGACTGGAATTAAATGttctaaaacatattttgaatCACTGGTTACTGAAAATTTGTTCATTTGGGTCACAGTGAGCAGGTTACATGATGTTTGATGGACCATCTTATTATTGAACCATTTTATATATTAAGGGACTATGGGTGTACTTATGAGTACAGCTGGTGATCCATCATATCATGCCCTCACATGTTCCCACCAGCTGCATCAGCTCATCTTAGGAATGGAAATTACTGTGTataaattatacaatgactGGATAaaatgaaggagagaaggagagtgtATAGATAAAACTACCTGTGTGCTGTAACATAAAGTATACTGAATATTAAAGAGTCTAATTAACTGAAATAAAGTTCCCTTATGCTAAAAAGACTAAACGATCACTATGTGAAGGATAGTTTGATTTATCAAGGTCAAGCCTACtggtgtctttctgtttttagtttGGTTTCATGTGGCCAATCTAACTATGTGTGTTAATTATCATTAGACTCACCATATACAGCATATAACTTTGAGGCAGGAAGTATACAGGGCTGTGTGTAGGGCTGATGAGGGATGGTGAGAAATGATAACAGCAAAACCTCTATACCGCGACCATGTGATGCCTACTGTGGGGTTGAGCTCATTATGGACATAACcacagtggggtttttttttttttttttttttggggggggggggggggggggggtgtttatTATTTGGTTGGTGAAAGTTACTGAAGTACATGCGGTATGtgatatgaaatataaacaaaaaatgaatcattgtttagctgtccaTCCCATCCACAGAATTAGATTCTATTTGTGGTGGTTCAGTAAGGGTTGATGTAATATTGTGTTCTGCCTGAGCCCAGTCCGGGCACACATTCAGCACGATGTCATTGAGCACAGGCACACAGGGAGGACACAGTCTGTAGAGAGGACCGGTAAAATGACACACAGGGCCAGTAAAAACCGTATAGATTTTTTTGACAATCCATCTGCTGGATTTCCTTTGTGCTCCCAATGGCCAGTCTGACCACAAGAGATGCGCCATCGTCAAcgcgtttgtttgtgtgtttgtgtgtttgtgtgtttgtttgtgtgtgtgtgtgtgtgtgtgtgtgtgagttgagCAGCTCTACAATGAAGGAACGGCACACAACACAGCTTTAGAGATCTcttatgtaaaaatatttctataCACAAATTAGACTTTGGCAAGTGAACCAACAGGAACAGGAGGGGTAGATCATGGGGAGATTGTCCACTAGTTATTTGATGATAGAGACAGTGTCCTTCTCTCGGACGGATCACCAAATATACTTTGATGACCATTAATATACCTGGGCAGCCTGCCCAGGAAAGTCTATGTGGGAAACACTGCTATGTTCCTTTATTAGTTATTATTGCACTTTGAAAAAGCCAAATAATTGTTATTAGTATTATAGCTGTAATTCTGCCTAAAGAATATCATTTACTGTTTGAAGAGTGAAGAAGACTGGTAGTGTCACTGCAGGGGAAAACAGGGAGTGAAACTAAGCTGAAcgaatatgatttatttatgcaaaATTAACAAGAGTTTGATGATACTAAAACGCAACATGGATCATTTTTTATTAGTTGCTTCCCCTATTATTGTTAATGACTGATAAAAATAATGGGAAGAGGGGACgtgaacttttttttgccttctgAAGGGGGCATGCCAGAAAAGGTTTGAGAAACACTGCATTATAGCTCTTTTGTAGAAGTTTTCTCTTCAAATCAGCTGAACTTCCTCGATCACAAACACAGTCCACTCTGTCAGACACTGTAGAGAGTCCGGGGTTCAGAGACACAGCTCACCTTTGCCAGCTGAGCGTTGACCCAGTTGGTGAAGGTCCTCTTCTGAATCTGTTCTTGCTCCACTgttgaagaggaagagacacagGATGTCAAGTTTACCTTATATTATCAGTCATGCAAACAGTAAATCACACAGGTAGTTCACATTTAAACTGCGCAAAGGTCATGATGCTAAACATGAACTATTTATACTGCGTGCAGCTGCAGAGTTGGCTCAATTCCCTAGATTTCTAATATTATTAACAACAGCGAGTAAGCTGTATGACTCCTTGGTAAAGAGAGCAGTTGCTGCAGTGACTCTGAGATCAAATCAGGTTAGGTAACATTGTCCTCACCACTGCTTGCTCAAAACAACCGATGAACTAACCCAAACTCTAATGGCAGACATCCGGGTTCATGTCACatctttttaaatctgtgttatattttttttatgtatgatCACACGCAATGgttattttgggaaatacacttcaGTTTTCTTGCAGAGAGGTACATAAGAAGATCAATGTCAATCCCATATCTGCACAGAAAGGTGGagccagcagctagttagcttagcataaactaggactggaaacaggagggaaactgctagcctgaCTCTGTCTAAAGATAACCCTATCCCCAAACCTGATCCGTCTACAAGTACTgtacctctaaagctcacattCTGTCTCCTTTGTTTAATCGATACAAAACCATACCCTGCTCTACAAACTTAGGTCCCTctggcaggaaaacaaaactccTCTAAAGGTCGACAAGACTCATCAAACTCAGTTTTCTGAACAGCTGTGAAAGTCGGATAAAAGTCAAAATCACACAACCAAAGTTTGTGTAACCAGTACCTGTTTACCTGAGTCAGCGAAGGGCCTCATATAAAAGGACCATAGCtttcagctgtcagtgtgtgattcATTTAAACAACAGGCAGACAAAGACTTTTGTGCACTTATTGTGAAATTAGCCAGGCGTTAACAGCAGTAATAACTGTTCCTTTTAAACACGTTATGACTTTAGCTTACACCCAAGGGTTTGGCCAATCAGCTTGGAAAACCTTTGGGTATAATAattacaaacagaaatatttggTCTGTGTGTTGTCTGAACAAGCACAAAGCCTCAGTTCAATAATTATAGCCATGGAAAATAATTCAGCATAAACAGAGCTGCAAGCAAAGAGTCTTAACCACGCATTACCAAGCATCACACAtagattattttaaagtgagGAAATAGCTTTCTATTTGACTTGTATTaaagtacattaaaaacaagttaTTGTCAGTCTGCAATATGTTTCTGAAATCTATCCAATTGCAATAAAATTTTTAAGCCAGGCGGGAGATCACAAATATAACTGGAATGTAATCTGACATAGAGGAGCTGCACAAGTACTGACATCAATTTCCCTGCAAGTACATGTCTTGGGATATGATATTTCATACATGCATTTTTACCAATACCACGCATTTTGAAATATACACTGTTCTGTTGTACTGCATTTGCCTCTTGACAGCTACCACCAGTGAATTTATGTTCTTACAAAGAGCATGCATCATCAGTGAGGTGGCATTTCAAACGTTTTTATATCAAATAATTTGTTGATTGCTCTAAAGGGAAACTGTAAATTATATATTCACAACTAAAAACTGTATTACAATTATCACACGCCACAGAAAGGTTTCGGCATCCAACATTAATGAGTGTAAGCAACAAGATGCTGTCGGGAAACTAGCCCGCCACTCACCACTGTAAAACTCAATGAAGTCATTCAGGTCAGTGACAGTATGAAGAGTCTCACATAAAATCCAGTCCTCGTTCTCCATTGTCCTCATGAAGTCAACTTACTAACTGAACCAAAATGAACATCTTAATCAAAGCTTTTTTAAACTTACAATGTATCATTGTCATCAGATTAAGAACTGCATATAGTATCTAGTATATTGTAAAAATTTATCATCATCTCTTATCTATTGCTCAGTGAAAAAACTGTGATAAAACTTGAGATGAGATAGGAACTATGAAGGTTTTTACCTGACAACAACGATCTATTCAGATATTTCCTAACACTGATCATTATGAAATTGCCTCATCTTGCAGCTCCTGAAGTTTTTAACCAGGGTCCAGCTGAACTTTTGGCCGATTAGTTTCCCAGTTTACTGCATAAATTAGCAGCTAGAGACTAGTGGTCCTTCCTCCTCCATGCTGAGCTCCAACTCTCTTTCAATCTGTAAAGACCTCTGAGATGCATTAACAGACAGCTTACAGACTATTTTCTGTCTTAATATGTTTAACAGCAGGTCACCTCTGGCTGCAGTTCACTTGCAGTCTAATCTTAATCATAGAGAGCCTCTATGGTGACTCAGACACCTTATTATAATTAATCTGGTATCATCAAACAAAGAtaagggagaggagaaggggggtTGGTTTTCTGTTGCAACATGATCCAACATGACTCTGAGTTGTTTAACATATGGACAGAAGCACTGCTGATCACTCATCTTCAAACCAACAAAAACTGATGAGAAGAAGTTTGTAAGGGTTTCTGGCTGCCAAGTGAAGAGGATCGAGAAACTGGAGGGCTGTGACACACTTGAGAGTTTGCCAGAAGaattattttaaacaaaccCATTTGGTCACTGTAACTTCAGTCAGTTCCAGAGTATTTTAGTAGCTGGAGAAGCTGAAATGAATCCTTGCTACATTTCAGTAACAGGGTTtataacaaacacaacaagcaaCAATTTATACCAAGATCTTGTAAATTACACTACCAAGATGTTTTCCAAGTActattcatattatttttccTGACATCTTCAATAGAGCTGAAACATCATCTTCCTGTTCtgcatgtaaaaatataatttatggCCGTCATCATCGGGGTTTTGGTAGCCAAAGAAGTTCAGCTTCATTCTTAAGAAATAATTTACTCTGAAATTCCTGGTGGAGTACATCACAGACCAACATACTGACAAATACAGATTTGACTGATTAGCAGAAAGAACAGTGCAAAAGTCAATAAAATATGAAGGTGCGCTGATCACACAAAATTCACACCAACAGTCACAGAAGGTCAAAGAAACCAAATGAAAGTGATTTGTGCCTTTGATGCTTCTGTCACATAAATCATAATATGGTAACAATAAGgaatttataaaatgtcatccaCAACAACAGGTGATATTTAAGGTTCTTAGCTGCTGACAAAGTGGGCGATAATAATTCAACTCTGCTAATGGTTTTCCATTGTTATGGCAACTTCTGGCATGGGCTGAGATGTTGTTTAAAGGTAACAACATctcagcaacagcaacagaatTTAACAGAcactgtttatttatgtgtgggTTTCCTTTCAGAATTGATGTTACATCACATTGTTTAATACCGACCCATGAGTCGGCTTACTAAGCGCATATTGGTTTCCTTTGGGTAATAGGCTTCCAGCTTAATCGCTAAATTAGTATCTGTAAACTAAGATCATCTTGGTAATGCATATAATTTACATGCTAGCTACAAAAGCTAGCAGttgcatgtaaacaaaaatcaGTATCATGGCTCACAGCATCACAGTAGAGCTCTACATTCAGGGTAATGATCTATTCAAAGTTTCACGATTACAAATAAAGCTACAGGAGCCAAAACCTCACTTTGAGTTTCTATTAACTTCTATGGTAATGAGTGCTATACTGGCTGATTTTAAGCAAATATATtacacactgaaaacagttaCTTTATTTCAAAGTGGAGGCAACACATTATTTAACATAGGCCACCTAATCTTCATACCAGTATATTTCCTAAACTGATCAGAGTGACTAAAGAAATTGATACATGCATGACCTAGTAGGCAAAATACTTTTCTTGCTATAAGGTCCAAAACCTACCATGGCCCGAAGGACAAACTCcctttcaaaagaaaaagaaacctgtatttgatttttgatttactctctgttgaaaagaaaaatccctgCTAAGCTGGAAAAGCATGGTTCAGTGGAACTAGTTTATTTATAGCTGTAGATTTACTGTTACACCGCAGCAGTCCACCTGAGATATACATACTAATAAAGAtgataattatattattgtacaATAATATCTGCACAGTTTTGTTCTGtcacaaccacagagacaaataaaaacactcaccCCTGATGAGATCACTCATGCTGACTCAGCAGGGAAAGTTACCAGATCAGCAAACTCTCATGAATTTAAACCAAACTTCTCTATCTAGTAAACACCTGGTTTGGACATGGACTCTGCAGATCCATGATTGCAGGAGAAGACGTGAAGAAAAAGCTGATATAAAATTACTTTGAAAGCATTTCTTGCTTAAACAGCTCACAGTCCACATTTCCAGCCTGCAGGGAAGCAGGTGAGATCCATTTGACTCCGCCTCTTTTACCTCTGACTCACAGAGGCTTCAGGGCTGCCCAAATAAGACATGCAACAGTCCCCCCTGCAGCCTCATGGGAACTTTATTGTACATAAACATATTGTCATATTCAATTGTCAAGTGCTGTGAAAATTTGGATCTCTTACCTGCCCTAACCTGACCCCTCCCCACAAATGACCCACTAAAGTGGTAA from the Seriola aureovittata isolate HTS-2021-v1 ecotype China chromosome 13, ASM2101889v1, whole genome shotgun sequence genome contains:
- the LOC130180361 gene encoding nesprin-2-like — encoded protein: MSSDFYSRDDLVERGSIPLDIDNVHMLLQVEQEQIQKRTFTNWVNAQLAKRRPPCMVVDLFNDFRDGSKLLDLLEVMSGQYISRERGRGMFQHRSNIEKALSFLKKKSIKLVNINIPDIIDGRPSIILGLIWTVILQYHIEELASSLSFDSRQSSMESLASLDSRSTLSSRSASSSPVPPRGSPLHSRFRVSAKKALMLWVREQCHKAGCSINVKDFKASWRSGVVFLAILYALRPDLVDLSKARTRSNKQNLEEAFRIAEKELRIPRLLEPDGE